The following coding sequences lie in one Rutidosis leptorrhynchoides isolate AG116_Rl617_1_P2 chromosome 4, CSIRO_AGI_Rlap_v1, whole genome shotgun sequence genomic window:
- the LOC139841999 gene encoding uncharacterized protein — MDTESSMEALMKAGQVGLGHAITQPIIKENFDIKGPIFHLLKDNQFRGTEKEDANAHIRNFKDICHLFNISNVESNVIYLHFFPWSLKDEAKEWLNSLPEGDITSWDTMVRFGQLLRGCPQHGLDKFKKATTFYKGCDIATRRDIDTSAGGNIMSKTAEEAEMLINKLISCSFP; from the exons ATGGATACCGAAAgttcaatggaagcgttaatgaaagcggGTCAAGTAGGATTAGGTCACGCCATTACTCAGCCAattataaaagaaaattttgacATTAAGGGTCCCATCTTTCACTTGCTTAAGgataatcaatttaggggtactgaaaaagaagatgctaatgctcacattcgAAACTTCAAGGATATTTGCCATCTGTTTAATATATCTAATGTTGAAAGTAATGTAATTTATCTTCACTTCTTTCCATGGTCGTTAAAAGACGAAGCTAAAGAGTGGTTAAACTCATTGCCCGAAGGAGATATAACTAGTTGGGATACTAtg GTTAGATTTGGTCAATTGCTTAggggttgtccacaacatggtttggataagtttaaaaaggcAACTACTTTCTACAAGGGTTGTGATATAGCTACAAGAAGAGAtattgatacatctgctggaggaaatATCATGAGTAAAACTGCCGAAGAAGCTGAAATGTTAATTAATAAGTTAATTAGCTGCTCATTCCCATGA